The genomic interval TACCTCACACATGACTCAGTGAGTATTGCTTATCATCTGTATCATTATGTGATACCTACCTCACACATGACTCAGTGAGTATTCCTTATCATTTGTATCATTATACTGTGATACCTACCTCACACATGACTCAGTGAGTATTGCTTATCATCTGTATCATTATGTGATACCTACCTCACACATGACTCAGTGAGTATTGCTTATAATCTGTATCATTATGTGTGATACCTACCTCACACATGACTCGGTGAGTATTGCTTATCATCTGTATCAGTATGCTGATTACTATCAGTTAAAATGATATCATGTTAggaataaaaaatcaaattaaaaaaatgtcccCTCGAAAAAGAAGCCGTAGTTCTTGATCAATTAGGATTTTCAGTGTGCTTAATTTTATCTAagctattattttattttgtgaaaagatAATAGGATTGAtaactttaatttatttaagtttaataGGCATAAGCAAGAAGTCTTAAGGTTGTTATGTTAGAATGAGAATATACCTTTTCATTGATAAATCAATGGTAAAAACAACAATGATGTATGATGTTCATAACAAAAACTTCTCAGTGATATATCACTTGACAATTTACCcgttaacattaaaacaagacACTTTTAATACAAAATCACAGTAACATTTCATGACATTATGTTTCAGCCGTCAGTGAGGAAGACCCATTGCAGTGGTAGAAAACACAAGGAAAATGTCCGCCTCTACTATCAGAAGTGGCTTGAAGAACAGGTTCAAAAGCTGGTAGATGACACAAGTATGTTAGCTTTTTTTGCTGAATATAAGTACATTTATTCAGAACTTATAGGACTCAAGGCACAAAggaaaacaacatttctttttcACAATGTTTACTAcattttttacaatcattaaccAATCAATTTGTCTTTTGTGTATATAAAAGAGTCAATACTTATTGAAAAAGAATGTAAACCTTTacaaaaaataagtttattattcAAAGGTTGTAATGTTATATAGGCAAAGTACAGTGTTTCATTTCTTTCACAGAAGGACCCAATTCACTGAAAAAATACTGCATTATGTCATGACATGTAATCAGACTAAATAGTCAAGCCAATCTGCCACCTTTAATTTTTTTCATGgtctaattatttaaaataccttCTGAAgttctatgaaacacttgttatTCCTGAAAGCAGTTTTAAgtattatatgtttacatttacatatttgaATTTGCCTCTACAGCTGCAGCATTCAAGGCAGGTTCTAAGCCAGGACCTGGTCCCATGCCTGGGCCCCCTATGATGCCAACCAACCCCATGGGAGGCCCCATGGCCCCTATGGCCATGATGCACGGACCTCCAGGACCCAGACCAATGATGATGCCAGGTTAGTGGGCAACTTTAAACTCATGCGATTCCTAATtactaaaacttaaaaatattgtgcaCAAAATATGCTAGCTGGTATTTTGTAAATCAaaattttgttatacatgtatttacaaaaatgGCTAAAAAAAGATAATTAGATATTATAAGTTGAGCTGTGCtttgttaaaagggggtttaatttatgtgcgtaatgtgtcatccgtacaggctaatcatggacaacactttctgccgaaaatagatttttgctaagaagagactttctttaaacgataaatatcataaaagcggaaagtgcacaggctaatctgggacgacggtttatgcacatgctttaaaacgattaatatcataaaagtggaaagtgcacaggctaatctgggacgacggtttatgcacatgcattaaaacaccTTTTGGCAGAGTGAGGCTCATTGGTATTCGTCTGCATTTGAATATGTTGAATTATCAAAAAATGTATTGGGTGATGATGTTCTTTTAAAAAGCTTAAATCTTCTCTACCTATATATCAGACTTGAAATTAAACTTGAATTTGGGTTGTGTACTTGTACATCCTTTTGGAATTAAATTAGTTTAAAAACATGgtagtaaatatataaataactgtACTAAAATATGAACATTACGCATCCATTAT from Dreissena polymorpha isolate Duluth1 chromosome 1, UMN_Dpol_1.0, whole genome shotgun sequence carries:
- the LOC127872472 gene encoding U1 small nuclear ribonucleoprotein C-like, giving the protein MPKYYCDYCDTYLTHDSPSVRKTHCSGRKHKENVRLYYQKWLEEQVQKLVDDTTAAFKAGSKPGPGPMPGPPMMPTNPMGGPMAPMAMMHGPPGPRPMMMPGMRPMVPMGPMGMGPPMQFRGGPPMMGPPGGPRMMNR